The stretch of DNA AAAGCACTTGATGAGATGCGTGAAGATGGTACATTAGCTGAAATCTCAACGAAATGGTTTGGCGAAGATGTTAACAAGTAATATGGTATTCGGCGGGATTGTCATCCCTTGGGAGCTGTTGCAGCAGTCATTCTGGCCGATACTGATCGAGGGGATCAAAGTCACGATCCCCTTGACTCTTATTTCATTCTTTTTTGGTATCATCATCGCACTCATCACGGCACTGGTAAGGATTTCGAAGATCAAGCCATTGCGGTGGATTTTCTCTGTTTACGTATCTGCCATCCGAGGCACACCGCTGCTCGTTCAGTTATTCATCATTTTCTACTTGCTGCCGGAATTGAATATTATGATCGATCCGTATCCGACAGCTATCATAGCCTTTTCCTTGAATGTAGGGGCATATGCATCGGAAATCATCCGGGCATCCATCCT from Terribacillus sp. FSL K6-0262 encodes:
- a CDS encoding amino acid ABC transporter permease, encoding MLTSNMVFGGIVIPWELLQQSFWPILIEGIKVTIPLTLISFFFGIIIALITALVRISKIKPLRWIFSVYVSAIRGTPLLVQLFIIFYLLPELNIMIDPYPTAIIAFSLNVGAYASEIIRASILSVPKGQWEAGFTIGMTYRKTLFRVILPQALRVSVPPLSNSFISLVKETSLASQILVTELFRKSQQIGATNLDQIVYIYILAAFIYWIICFVLSLVQHQLERRLDRYTAR